A genomic region of Acipenser ruthenus chromosome 9, fAciRut3.2 maternal haplotype, whole genome shotgun sequence contains the following coding sequences:
- the LOC131737974 gene encoding katanin p60 ATPase-containing subunit A-like 1 isoform X1, whose product MNLSDICDNAKKGREYALLGNYDSSMVYYQGVIQQIHKHCQSLRDPALKVKWQQVRQELVEEYEQVKSIMGTLESFKTDKPVDFPPPQPEESPKDPAVWPPPIPAEHRAPSQPKRPNREVKPARKESPLVQHRGGPVGRAQPLLKAEKSGSKDSKDSRTKARDDKGKKNPQDAGGEGELRRFDGTGYDKDLVDALERDIVSRNPNVHWQDIADLDDAKKLLREAVVLPMWMPDFFKGIRRPWKGVLMVGPPGTGKTMLAKAVATECGTTFFNVSSSTLTSKYRGESEKLVRLLFEMARFYAPTTIFIDEIDSICGRRGTSDEHEASRRVKSELLVQMDGVGGASDNDDPSKMVMVLAATNFPWDIDEALRRRLEKRIYIPLPTAQGRAELLKINLREVDVETDVDLAVIAEQIEGYSGSDITNVCRDASMMAMRRRIQGLTPEEIRALSKDELQMPVTMEDFELALKKISKSVSAADLEKYELWMTEFGSV is encoded by the exons ATGAATTTAAGTGATATTTGTGAcaatgctaaaaagggcagggaGTATGCTCTTCTTGGGAACTATGATTCATCTATGGTCTACTACCAGGGGGTGATCCAGCAAATCCATAAGCACTGTCAGTCTCTTAGAGATCCAGCACTCAAGGTGAAATGGCAACAG GTGCGGCAAGAATTGGTAGAAGAGTATGAGCAGGTTAAAAGTATCATGGGGACTTTGGAAAGCTTCAAGACAGACAAGCCTGTAGACTTCCCACCACCACAGCCAGAAGAATCCCCCAAGGACCCTGCCGTCTGGCCTCCTCCTATTCCAGCTGAGCACAG AGCTCCAAGCCAGCCAAAGCGTCCGAACAGAGAAGTGAAACCTGCAAGAAAAGAGTCTCCGCTCGTGCAGCACCGTGGTGGGCCTGTCGGTCGGGCTCAGCCCTTATTAAAAGCGGAGAAGTCCGGCAGTAAAGACAGTAAGGATTCAAGAACTAAAGCCAGGGATGACAAG GGAAAAAAGAATCCCCAGGATGCAGGAGGCGAGGGGGAGCTGCGGAGATTTGATGGCACCGGATATGACAAAGACCTAGTAGATGCACTTGAAAGAGACATTGTATCCCGAAACCCTAATGTTCATTG GCAAGATATAGCTGACCTGGATGATGCTAAGAAGTTGCTGAGAGAGGCAGTGGTGCTTCCCATGTGGATGCCTGACTTCTTCAAAGGCATCAGAAGGCCCTGGAAG GGCGTGTTGATGGTTGGACCTCCAGGAACAGGAAAGACAATGTTAGCTAAAGCTGTTGCCACAGAATGTGGAacaacctttttcaatgtttcGTCTTCAACGCTTACCTCCAAATACAGAGGAGAGTCTGAGAAACTAGTCCGGCTGCTGTTTGAGATG GCTAGGTTTTACGCACCAACCACAATTTTCATTGATGAAATCGACTCCATTTGTGGTCGCAGAGGCACGTCGGATGAACACGAAGCCAGTCGCAGAGTCAAATCAGAACTCCTTGTGCAGATGGATG GTGTTGGAGGCGCATCAGATAACGATGACCCTTCAAAAATGGTAATGGTATTAGCAGCAACAAATTTCCCCTGGGACATCGATGAGGCATTGCGAAGGAGACTTGAAAAGCGGATATACATTCCTTTGCCTACAG CACAAGGCAGAGCAGAGTTGCTAAAGATAAATTTAAGAGAAGTTGATGTGGAAACAGATGTCGACCTTGCTGTTATAGCTGAACAGATTGAGGGTTATTCAGGGTCTGATATAACTAATGTGTGCAG GGATGCATCCATGATGGCGATGCGGCGTCGGATTCAGGGCCTGACTCCAGAGGAAATTCGAGCGCTGTCAAAGGATGAGCTGCAGATGCCTGTGACTATGGAAGACTTTGAATTAGCACTAAAGAAAATCTCCAAGTCCGTCTCTGCGGCTGATCTGGAGAAGTATGAATTATGGATGACTGAGTTTGGCTCGGTTTAG
- the LOC131737974 gene encoding katanin p60 ATPase-containing subunit A-like 1 isoform X2 produces the protein MGTLESFKTDKPVDFPPPQPEESPKDPAVWPPPIPAEHRAPSQPKRPNREVKPARKESPLVQHRGGPVGRAQPLLKAEKSGSKDSKDSRTKARDDKGKKNPQDAGGEGELRRFDGTGYDKDLVDALERDIVSRNPNVHWQDIADLDDAKKLLREAVVLPMWMPDFFKGIRRPWKGVLMVGPPGTGKTMLAKAVATECGTTFFNVSSSTLTSKYRGESEKLVRLLFEMARFYAPTTIFIDEIDSICGRRGTSDEHEASRRVKSELLVQMDGVGGASDNDDPSKMVMVLAATNFPWDIDEALRRRLEKRIYIPLPTAQGRAELLKINLREVDVETDVDLAVIAEQIEGYSGSDITNVCRDASMMAMRRRIQGLTPEEIRALSKDELQMPVTMEDFELALKKISKSVSAADLEKYELWMTEFGSV, from the exons ATGGGGACTTTGGAAAGCTTCAAGACAGACAAGCCTGTAGACTTCCCACCACCACAGCCAGAAGAATCCCCCAAGGACCCTGCCGTCTGGCCTCCTCCTATTCCAGCTGAGCACAG AGCTCCAAGCCAGCCAAAGCGTCCGAACAGAGAAGTGAAACCTGCAAGAAAAGAGTCTCCGCTCGTGCAGCACCGTGGTGGGCCTGTCGGTCGGGCTCAGCCCTTATTAAAAGCGGAGAAGTCCGGCAGTAAAGACAGTAAGGATTCAAGAACTAAAGCCAGGGATGACAAG GGAAAAAAGAATCCCCAGGATGCAGGAGGCGAGGGGGAGCTGCGGAGATTTGATGGCACCGGATATGACAAAGACCTAGTAGATGCACTTGAAAGAGACATTGTATCCCGAAACCCTAATGTTCATTG GCAAGATATAGCTGACCTGGATGATGCTAAGAAGTTGCTGAGAGAGGCAGTGGTGCTTCCCATGTGGATGCCTGACTTCTTCAAAGGCATCAGAAGGCCCTGGAAG GGCGTGTTGATGGTTGGACCTCCAGGAACAGGAAAGACAATGTTAGCTAAAGCTGTTGCCACAGAATGTGGAacaacctttttcaatgtttcGTCTTCAACGCTTACCTCCAAATACAGAGGAGAGTCTGAGAAACTAGTCCGGCTGCTGTTTGAGATG GCTAGGTTTTACGCACCAACCACAATTTTCATTGATGAAATCGACTCCATTTGTGGTCGCAGAGGCACGTCGGATGAACACGAAGCCAGTCGCAGAGTCAAATCAGAACTCCTTGTGCAGATGGATG GTGTTGGAGGCGCATCAGATAACGATGACCCTTCAAAAATGGTAATGGTATTAGCAGCAACAAATTTCCCCTGGGACATCGATGAGGCATTGCGAAGGAGACTTGAAAAGCGGATATACATTCCTTTGCCTACAG CACAAGGCAGAGCAGAGTTGCTAAAGATAAATTTAAGAGAAGTTGATGTGGAAACAGATGTCGACCTTGCTGTTATAGCTGAACAGATTGAGGGTTATTCAGGGTCTGATATAACTAATGTGTGCAG GGATGCATCCATGATGGCGATGCGGCGTCGGATTCAGGGCCTGACTCCAGAGGAAATTCGAGCGCTGTCAAAGGATGAGCTGCAGATGCCTGTGACTATGGAAGACTTTGAATTAGCACTAAAGAAAATCTCCAAGTCCGTCTCTGCGGCTGATCTGGAGAAGTATGAATTATGGATGACTGAGTTTGGCTCGGTTTAG